CTTTCCAAACTTTTTAATTGAACCCTCTGAACAAATACCAATTATAAAACAATTGTAATGCCCCTCCTTTTTTGCACACCTAAGCTGCTAAACGAAACACTTCTGCCGGTGTTTTGTATTGAAGCGCCGAATGTTTTCTTTGTTGGTTATAAAAATCTATCCATTCTCCAATAATTTTGTTAGCCTCCTTGAGTGATTTGAAGTTATAATACCAAATACACTCCTCTTTGATTGTCCTGAAAAACCTCTCTATCATTCCATTTTGTCCTCAGCTGCACCTGCGGGGTTGTCGCCTTTGGCTCGGACGCTCTGGAGTATATGGTGTAATGAACTCCTGGGAAAAATTATACTCTTTGACCGTTTTGGTGAACGACTTGCTAGTGAAGACAAGACCGTTGTCACTTCGAAGGACGATCTTGCTTTCAAATCTTTTAAGTTTACCAAACCGGTATATCAGTCCTTCCTGCAGTGCTGCTTCTGCTGTCTTGGCTTTTCCGTTTTCAGAGAGCCTCCAACCAACGATCTCACGTGTACAGGTATCGATGACACAGGCTAAGGTTGCCCAACCATCTTGCAAACTCCAAACTCTTATCATATCGATAGCCCATCTTTGATTGGGATATTGTGAGCGTGATGGCATCACCTTTGCCCTCGGCCTATGACCTTTTGCTCGTTTTCTCACCTGCCAGCCTTTAATCTGCAGTATACGTTGTACTAACTTCTTGTTCATTCCAAGTAGCAGTGCCAATCATCTATAACCGTAAGTGGGAAACTCCTTGATCTTCTCTTTGACCTTTCGGACTCGCTCCTCATCCACTCTTGGTGTTCTTTGAACTGATTTGTAGTAAAAGCTCCTACGAACAATGCCAAAAAGATGGCAGAGTTTTGTGATGCTGATCAAATAACCTTCATCTCTCATTTCGCTCTGCACCTGCATCACTTCTTCTTTTCCCCTACAGAAGTCGTACTTTTTTAATGCAATATTTTCCAATGTCAGTTCATCAATAACTGCTTTCATCTCTTTTATTTTCTCTTCATAAAGTGCAGCTATATCTTTTGGACGAGACCGAAGTTGGTTCTCCATACCTTTTCT
This Nitrosophilus labii DNA region includes the following protein-coding sequences:
- a CDS encoding integrase core domain-containing protein translates to MIERFFRTIKEECIWYYNFKSLKEANKIIGEWIDFYNQQRKHSALQYKTPAEVFRLAA
- a CDS encoding DDE-type integrase/transposase/recombinase, which codes for MRKRAKGHRPRAKVMPSRSQYPNQRWAIDMIRVWSLQDGWATLACVIDTCTREIVGWRLSENGKAKTAEAALQEGLIYRFGKLKRFESKIVLRSDNGLVFTSKSFTKTVKEYNFSQEFITPYTPERPSQRRQPRRCS
- a CDS encoding DUF1153 domain-containing protein; translated protein: MEKLDKNPEEEIKRFIAKKKAKIVMDIFQGKVTVTEVSRRYDLTSGEIEEWMEEARKGMENQLRSRPKDIAALYEEKIKEMKAVIDELTLENIALKKYDFCRGKEEVMQVQSEMRDEGYLISITKLCHLFGIVRRSFYYKSVQRTPRVDEERVRKVKEKIKEFPTYGYR